The following are from one region of the Coffea eugenioides isolate CCC68of chromosome 2, Ceug_1.0, whole genome shotgun sequence genome:
- the LOC113756594 gene encoding putative FBD-associated F-box protein At1g61330: MASPRESKKAKITRDGKTYPSTLKNFPDELIEKIISHFQLKECTRAALLSKRFINSWKLNRNLCFVVNKQRFPRDAYASLVDRVLDQHWGPKVERLVLTFDPTGQENRVKGWIQTAVAKGVEELRLDFRGGHQPYPFSSDLIDATPIRALELNNCLVGFATELNGLRFLKTLVLKNVRLGNKFTETIFNSCLLLENLEFVNCNNDPRLRISAGYLKHFKSLKVEGFRNILSIFINAPTLKSLHYNGDICKFTFSCSFPSLDVATFDFRPNRMRQLDEVEQIIMSVSFCTDLTICSSILEGLSPRLKDFKYREFQFCLMRLRKLTLFLGGSSYRRRTTFVNPCDIVVFLMKCPLIEKIHIDLGDYPFEEGLFWKLIVKDSFEHCCPSFQLLKELRIGNFKFRELEFRLLKIIVDNAPSLAVVILNTCGNIMRTTEEKTLLEWMSKQNCRFEGFDIGILSLDDL; this comes from the exons ATGGCTTCTCCCAGGGAGAGCAAGAAAGCCAAGATTACAAGAGATGGAAAAACTTATCCCTCAACTCTTAAAAACTTCCCTGATGAACTGATCGAAAAGATCATATCGCACTTCCAACTCAAAGAATGCACAAGGGCTGCACTTCTTTCGAAGAGGTTTATCAACTCCTGGAAGCTTAATCGTAACCTGTGTTTCGTGGTAAACAAACAGAGATTTCCTAGAGATGCATATGCTAGTCTCGTCGACCGTGTTTTGGACCAACATTGGGGGCCAAAGGTAGAGAGATTGGTCCTGACTTTTGATCCAACCGGTCAGGAGAATCGAGTGAAAGGTTGGATTCAGACAGCGGTCGCGAAGGGGGTTGAAGAGCTCCGTTTGGACTTCAGAGGTGGGCATCAACCTTATCCCTTTAGCTCTGACCTTATAGATGCTACACCTATAAGAGCATTGGAGCTGAATAACTGTCTTGTTGGGTTTGCCACGGAGCTCAATGGCTTGCGATTTCTGAAAACTCTTGTTCTTAAAAATGTTCGTCTCGGGAACAAGTTCACGGAGACAATTTTCAACAGCTGTTTGCTACTTGAGAATCTGGAGTTTGTGAACTGCAACAATGATCCTCGACTCAGAATTTCCGCTGGATATTTGAAGCATTTTAAATCACTGAAAGTGGAAGGGTTTAGGAATATTCTCTCCATTTTTATCAATGCTCCAACTCTGAAGTCATTGCATTACAATGGAGACATTTGCAAGTTCACTTTCAGCTGCTCTTTCCCTTCGCTGGATGTGGCTACTTTCGACTTCAGACCAAATAGGATGCGTCAACTTGATGAAGTTGAGCAAATCATCATGTCTGTCAGCTTTTGCACGGACCTCACCATATGCAGTTCCATCCTTGAG GGGCTATCTCCCAGGTTGAAAGATTTTAAGTACAGAGAATTCCAGTTCTGCCTAATGAGGCTGAGGAAACTTACCTTGTTCCTTGGAGGATCGAGCTATCGTAGGCGGACAACTTTTGTTAACCCTTGCGACATCGTTGTTTTCCTCATGAAATGTCCACTGATCGAGAAGATACATATTGAT CTTGGTGATTATCCTTTCGAAGAAGGGCTCTTCTGGAAGTTAATCGTAAAGGATAGCTTTGAACATTGCTGCCCATCATTCCAATTATTGAAGGAACTGAGGATAGGGAACTTCAAATTTCGTGAGTTAGAATTTCGGCTCCTCAAGATTATAGTAGACAATGCACCTTCTCTGGCGGTTGTGATCTTAAACACTTGCGGAAATATAATGCGAACTACCGAAGAAAAAACACTTTTGGAGTGGATGTCAAAACAAAATTGCCGCTTTGAG GGCTTTGACATTGGGATTCTGTCTTTAGATGACTTGTGA